Proteins found in one Brachyspira murdochii DSM 12563 genomic segment:
- the hydE gene encoding [FeFe] hydrogenase H-cluster radical SAM maturase HydE, with amino-acid sequence MININKAKEIIKKIDKEESISYDDALVLLSSFEYDNNINKKQLTQKEEESIKELKEYLRVKAREKADKIFGKYVFMRGLIEFTNYCKNDCIYCGIRKSNKNAERYRLNKEDILSCCELGYEIGFRTFVLQGGEDPYYNISIMSDIVDAIKTKFPDCALTLSIGEKEEEYYRVLKEKGADRFLLRHETSDNTHYSKLHPIDMSLYNRKECLRSLKKLGFQTGTGIMVGSPYQTLENIACDLVFMQEIKPEMIGIGPFLPHKDTPFSNEKKGELELTLILISILRLIFPLALIPATTALGTIKEGGREMGILHGSNVVMPNLSPMDVRKKYLLYNDKIATGTESAEGVESLKNNMKNIGYILTGMRGDYDISRGKK; translated from the coding sequence TTGATTAATATAAATAAAGCAAAAGAAATTATTAAAAAAATAGATAAAGAAGAGAGCATATCCTATGATGATGCTTTAGTGTTATTATCATCTTTTGAGTACGATAATAATATTAATAAAAAACAATTAACTCAGAAAGAAGAAGAGAGCATAAAAGAATTAAAAGAATATCTTAGAGTGAAGGCTAGGGAAAAGGCAGATAAAATATTTGGAAAGTATGTTTTTATGCGAGGGCTTATAGAGTTTACCAATTACTGCAAAAATGACTGTATATACTGCGGTATAAGAAAGAGCAATAAAAATGCTGAAAGGTATAGATTAAATAAAGAAGATATTTTATCATGCTGCGAACTTGGTTATGAAATAGGATTTAGAACTTTTGTTTTGCAAGGCGGAGAAGATCCTTATTACAATATAAGTATAATGTCTGATATAGTGGATGCTATTAAAACTAAATTCCCAGACTGTGCATTAACATTATCAATAGGGGAAAAAGAAGAAGAGTATTACAGAGTATTAAAAGAAAAAGGAGCTGACAGATTTTTATTAAGGCATGAAACTTCAGATAATACTCATTATTCAAAACTTCACCCAATAGACATGAGTTTGTATAACAGAAAAGAATGTTTAAGGAGTTTAAAAAAGTTAGGCTTTCAAACAGGTACAGGAATTATGGTAGGAAGTCCGTATCAAACTTTAGAAAATATTGCTTGTGATTTGGTATTTATGCAGGAAATAAAACCAGAGATGATAGGTATAGGACCATTTTTGCCGCATAAAGATACACCTTTTTCTAATGAGAAAAAAGGAGAGTTGGAACTTACTTTAATACTCATAAGCATACTTCGTTTAATTTTTCCTTTAGCATTAATACCCGCTACTACAGCTTTAGGCACTATAAAAGAGGGAGGACGAGAAATGGGTATACTTCATGGTTCTAATGTTGTTATGCCTAATTTATCTCCTATGGACGTTAGAAAAAAATATTTATTGTATAATGATAAAATAGCTACAGGAACTGAATCTGCTGAGGGCGTTGAAAGTTTAAAAAATAATATGAAAAATATCGGGTATATTCTTACTGGAATGAGAGGCGATTATGATATAAGCAGAGGCAAAAAATAA
- a CDS encoding TrkH family potassium uptake protein has protein sequence MKNIFNNRTGNNINNKNIIQTIDELFRRVSNLVAIAGSIFAIFVLLMQVRQINASNFYIANYDKIINIITVCFVFILIDQIRIAPRKLYIVVPIIQLIGLLLLNFFSKKYYDIYANRIIWTIAGSILFFLVIVINWLRLSYSKFTLYQMIIASFVFVITLGSLLLYLPLSTVSGKLSFVDALFTATSAVCVTGLSVIDISKEFTLFGQVVLIILIQIGGLGIMSISAIVLLFSVNKGSVQDRVRTLEMFNTQNKDIIQSTVKVIFLSTFFIELLGAVSLFTVMETDSKLGMRIFSSVFHSVSAFCNAGFSLYTDNLHQYSANITVNVTIMLLITLGGIGYPVMLTVSRAVINKIKGQRYVFDVQARIVIYTSVMLIIVGSVFIFFNEYSNSLKDLPLKEKILVSLFQSVSPRTAGFETIAYNSMSTVTIGVVIFLMFVGASPNSTGGGVKTTTLFVFMFSVITAIFNRPYIVVNGRKIKSDTVNKSVAIVTLAISISVLASFIMFYIEKSKNMMPILFEAVSAISTVGLSLGITPTVTVWSKLILILLMFIGRVGYLTLFMSIGSINQGKYGIIDLPTSDVTIG, from the coding sequence ATGAAAAATATATTTAATAACAGAACAGGTAATAATATAAATAATAAAAATATAATACAGACTATAGATGAGCTTTTTAGAAGAGTATCAAATTTAGTAGCAATAGCAGGTTCTATATTTGCAATATTTGTTCTTCTTATGCAGGTAAGACAGATTAATGCCAGTAATTTTTATATAGCCAATTATGATAAAATAATTAATATTATTACAGTTTGTTTTGTTTTTATACTTATAGATCAAATAAGAATAGCACCTAGGAAACTTTATATAGTAGTGCCAATTATTCAGCTTATAGGGCTTTTACTTCTTAATTTTTTCAGCAAAAAATATTATGATATATATGCAAATAGAATAATATGGACTATAGCAGGGTCAATACTTTTCTTTTTGGTTATAGTTATAAATTGGCTAAGATTATCGTATTCTAAGTTTACATTATATCAAATGATTATAGCTTCTTTTGTATTTGTTATAACATTAGGAAGCTTATTATTATATCTTCCTTTAAGTACAGTAAGCGGTAAATTATCATTCGTTGATGCTTTATTTACAGCAACAAGTGCAGTATGTGTTACAGGGCTTAGTGTTATAGATATATCCAAAGAGTTTACATTATTTGGGCAAGTTGTATTAATAATTCTTATACAAATAGGCGGACTTGGTATTATGTCTATATCGGCGATAGTGCTTTTGTTTTCGGTAAATAAAGGAAGTGTTCAGGATAGGGTTAGAACTTTAGAGATGTTTAATACTCAAAATAAAGATATTATACAATCAACAGTAAAAGTAATCTTTTTATCAACATTTTTCATAGAACTATTAGGAGCTGTTTCTTTATTTACTGTTATGGAAACTGACAGTAAATTAGGAATGCGTATATTTTCGTCTGTGTTTCACTCTGTAAGTGCTTTTTGTAATGCAGGATTTTCTCTTTATACAGATAATCTTCATCAGTATTCAGCAAATATTACAGTTAATGTTACTATTATGCTTCTTATCACTTTGGGAGGTATAGGATATCCAGTAATGCTTACAGTGTCAAGGGCTGTAATTAATAAGATAAAGGGACAAAGATACGTATTTGATGTTCAGGCTAGAATAGTTATATATACAAGTGTTATGTTGATAATAGTAGGAAGTGTTTTCATATTTTTTAATGAATATTCAAATTCTTTAAAAGATTTGCCTTTAAAAGAAAAAATATTAGTTTCATTATTTCAAAGTGTAAGTCCTAGAACAGCAGGCTTTGAAACTATAGCATATAATTCTATGAGTACTGTTACTATAGGAGTAGTAATATTTTTAATGTTTGTAGGTGCTTCTCCCAACAGTACTGGCGGAGGTGTAAAAACTACTACATTATTTGTTTTTATGTTTTCAGTAATTACAGCAATTTTTAACAGACCTTATATTGTGGTTAATGGCAGAAAAATAAAAAGTGATACTGTTAATAAATCTGTTGCTATAGTTACACTTGCTATAAGCATTTCTGTACTTGCTTCATTTATTATGTTTTATATAGAAAAATCAAAAAATATGATGCCTATACTTTTTGAGGCAGTATCAGCTATAAGTACAGTAGGGCTTTCTTTGGGTATTACTCCTACAGTTACAGTATGGAGCAAATTAATACTTATACTATTGATGTTTATAGGAAGAGTAGGGTATCTTACTTTATTTATGAGCATAGGTTCTATTAATCAGGGAAAATATGGAATAATAGATTTGCCTACAAGTGATGTAACTATTGGTTAA
- the yqeC gene encoding selenium cofactor biosynthesis protein YqeC has translation MSKVIVVCGAGGKTSYIKKLSESYKDKRVVITTTAKIFKPKKYTETIDSHSFDNDNIIVLGRYYDDKKLMYRGDDELKKAINLADIVLIEADGAKYYPIKIPNDEEPIIPEFLYGKIEKIVVVMGLHGLGRKFREVCFRYNLCSEIDSEKIVDFKTIKYIADKYYINKLKNKCSNISLYLNDFTKNNNITYKKTAFIILASGSSKRFNGNKLIHKFKNLNNKTLFENTINKISYVRKLFKEDEKLKNIETSVIAVSIYDEIINKTFENKDYISVYNDNHNEGISSSIKLGINEALKINSDSFAFFVCDMHVLESNDIFNMLKYFYYSHKNIGAMFTGDRPSNPAVFSSRYIDEILSLEYDSGALKIIKKNIDDCFFYTIDENKLKDIDTREDLK, from the coding sequence ATGTCTAAAGTTATTGTTGTATGCGGTGCAGGAGGAAAAACTTCTTATATAAAAAAGTTATCAGAAAGTTATAAAGATAAAAGGGTAGTTATAACAACAACAGCAAAAATTTTTAAACCTAAAAAATACACAGAAACAATAGATTCACATTCTTTTGATAATGATAATATTATTGTGTTAGGCAGATATTATGATGATAAAAAACTAATGTATAGAGGAGATGATGAATTAAAAAAAGCTATTAACTTGGCGGATATTGTTTTGATAGAGGCAGACGGAGCGAAGTATTATCCTATAAAAATACCTAATGATGAAGAGCCTATTATACCAGAGTTTTTATACGGAAAAATAGAGAAAATAGTTGTGGTTATGGGGCTTCATGGTTTAGGAAGAAAATTTAGAGAGGTTTGTTTTAGATATAATTTATGCAGTGAAATAGATAGTGAAAAGATAGTAGATTTTAAAACTATTAAATATATTGCAGATAAATATTATATAAATAAACTAAAAAATAAATGCAGTAATATAAGTTTATATTTAAATGATTTTACAAAGAATAATAATATTACATATAAAAAAACAGCATTTATTATATTAGCTTCTGGCAGCAGTAAGCGTTTTAATGGTAATAAATTAATTCATAAGTTTAAAAATCTAAATAATAAAACATTATTTGAAAACACCATTAATAAAATATCATATGTAAGAAAATTATTTAAAGAAGATGAAAAGCTAAAAAATATAGAAACTTCTGTAATAGCAGTAAGTATATATGATGAGATAATAAATAAAACATTTGAAAATAAAGATTATATTTCAGTATATAATGATAATCATAATGAAGGTATAAGCTCTTCTATAAAACTTGGTATTAATGAGGCTTTAAAAATAAATTCTGACTCTTTTGCTTTTTTTGTATGCGATATGCATGTTTTAGAAAGTAATGATATTTTTAATATGCTTAAATATTTTTATTATAGTCATAAAAATATAGGAGCTATGTTTACAGGAGATAGACCTTCTAATCCTGCGGTATTTTCATCAAGATATATTGATGAAATTTTAAGTTTAGAGTATGACAGCGGAGCATTAAAGATTATTAAAAAAAATATAGATGACTGTTTTTTTTATACAATAGATGAAAATAAATTAAAAGATATAGATACAAGAGAAGATTTAAAATGA
- a CDS encoding ferritin-like domain-containing protein: MSYNVNKSIFLGDLPIGKSFFFRIENSLLISNKDDIIEIVSFSDNLESDLKSYCVFKGETFLDKIKNKELYSYYIKKKSSTNFPKFDTDKSELRSYPESNIGLAPRNSVAENGSPDYGFDLDYKEDIWNNNITKLYEDTKKSQWNSSSDIEWKEIPNYDKDMEFAIAQIMTYLTENEFSALYVPSKFISKISPYFYEVPLFLSSLMNDEARHIDAFIRRANINGMGVQYSSIITQNSLYTLYKENNYLKSSFLLHIMGEGTFVDLLSFLEKYTQDEATKKLLRLVRIDELRHVAYGMNHIKQVLKYNPKKVNILKEAVFKRKEYLDELNGESTLLIESMAFLAGGGTSYSQYKTGMDLVGELKEKMHINRVQRLVDIGIDEDLAVDISKKHTPNFM; encoded by the coding sequence ATGAGTTATAATGTTAATAAAAGTATATTTTTAGGTGATTTGCCTATAGGAAAATCTTTTTTCTTTAGAATAGAAAATTCTCTTTTGATATCTAATAAAGATGATATTATAGAAATCGTTTCATTTTCTGATAATTTGGAAAGTGATTTAAAATCGTACTGTGTATTTAAAGGAGAAACATTTCTTGATAAAATAAAAAATAAAGAATTGTATAGTTATTATATTAAGAAAAAATCTAGTACTAATTTTCCTAAATTTGACACTGATAAATCAGAATTAAGAAGTTACCCAGAATCAAATATAGGTCTTGCTCCAAGAAACAGTGTTGCTGAAAATGGTTCACCTGATTATGGTTTTGATTTGGATTATAAAGAAGATATATGGAATAATAATATAACAAAGCTTTACGAAGATACAAAAAAGAGTCAGTGGAATAGTTCTTCAGATATAGAATGGAAAGAAATACCTAATTATGATAAGGATATGGAATTTGCTATAGCACAAATTATGACATATTTAACAGAGAATGAATTTTCTGCTTTATATGTTCCTAGTAAATTCATATCAAAAATAAGTCCTTATTTTTATGAAGTACCTTTATTTTTGTCATCACTTATGAATGATGAAGCGAGGCATATAGATGCTTTTATTAGAAGAGCTAATATAAATGGTATGGGGGTTCAATATTCTTCAATAATAACTCAAAATTCCTTATATACATTGTATAAAGAAAATAATTATTTAAAATCTAGTTTTTTGCTTCATATAATGGGTGAAGGTACTTTTGTAGATTTATTAAGTTTTTTAGAAAAATATACACAAGATGAGGCAACTAAAAAACTTTTAAGATTAGTTAGAATAGATGAATTAAGACATGTAGCTTATGGCATGAATCATATAAAACAAGTTTTAAAATACAATCCTAAAAAAGTTAATATTTTAAAAGAAGCAGTTTTTAAAAGAAAAGAATATTTAGATGAGTTAAACGGAGAATCTACTTTACTTATAGAGTCTATGGCATTTTTAGCAGGTGGGGGTACATCATATAGTCAATATAAAACAGGTATGGATTTAGTCGGAGAGCTTAAAGAAAAAATGCATATTAATAGAGTTCAAAGGCTTGTTGATATAGGGATAGATGAAGATTTGGCTGTTGATATATCTAAGAAACATACCCCTAATTTCATGTGA
- a CDS encoding acyl-CoA dehydrogenase family protein — protein MSKIFDDAIEFAKKYVAPYTEDVDKNARFPKEAYNELRKQGYMGLVVPKEYGGMGGGAREHAEVVHALANYCATTALCYMMHNVATLSIVFFGSDEQKKEFLPKIAKGEIALALAYSESGSGTHFGSPDMTETKSGDKIILKGRKSFVTSALFADYYLTLTNSCENKGTLNNWLVNHKLNGMVHEENKWDGLGMRGNASMPVCYNDVELDTFYRVGKEGDGGNQAMSITAYFVFGLGAVYSGLARNAYNCILDYTKNRKYTDGKSLSDIEMVRVNLAEIYTRMQSAVDFTFAAANAVENKEADATLKVFGCRINSIEAAAYCCQKAMKLGGGNAYAKRLPLERYMRDALAAPVMAPGIDVLKTWLGDAIVL, from the coding sequence ATGAGTAAAATTTTTGATGATGCAATTGAATTTGCAAAAAAATATGTTGCACCTTATACGGAAGATGTAGACAAAAATGCAAGATTTCCAAAAGAAGCTTATAATGAGCTTAGAAAACAAGGTTATATGGGGCTAGTCGTTCCTAAAGAATATGGTGGAATGGGAGGTGGAGCCAGAGAACATGCAGAAGTTGTTCATGCTTTAGCTAATTATTGTGCTACTACAGCTTTGTGTTATATGATGCATAATGTTGCAACTTTATCTATAGTGTTTTTTGGAAGTGATGAGCAAAAAAAAGAGTTTTTACCAAAAATAGCTAAAGGTGAAATAGCACTTGCTTTGGCTTATAGTGAAAGCGGAAGCGGTACGCATTTTGGAAGTCCTGATATGACAGAAACTAAATCAGGCGATAAAATCATACTTAAAGGAAGAAAAAGTTTTGTAACTAGTGCTTTATTTGCTGATTATTATTTAACTCTCACAAACTCCTGTGAAAATAAAGGTACTTTAAATAACTGGTTAGTTAATCACAAATTAAATGGAATGGTTCATGAGGAAAATAAATGGGATGGTTTAGGTATGAGAGGAAATGCTTCTATGCCTGTTTGTTATAATGATGTAGAACTTGATACATTCTACAGAGTTGGAAAAGAAGGGGACGGCGGAAATCAAGCTATGAGTATTACTGCATATTTTGTATTTGGTCTTGGTGCTGTTTATAGCGGACTTGCTAGGAATGCTTATAATTGTATATTGGATTATACAAAGAATAGAAAATATACTGATGGAAAATCTTTATCTGATATAGAAATGGTTAGAGTTAATTTAGCTGAAATATATACTAGAATGCAGTCAGCTGTTGACTTTACATTTGCTGCTGCTAATGCAGTTGAAAATAAAGAAGCTGATGCTACTTTAAAAGTATTTGGATGCCGAATTAATTCTATTGAGGCTGCTGCTTACTGCTGTCAAAAAGCTATGAAATTAGGCGGCGGAAATGCCTATGCTAAAAGACTTCCTCTAGAAAGATATATGAGAGATGCTTTGGCTGCTCCTGTTATGGCACCTGGTATTGATGTATTAAAAACTTGGCTAGGTGATGCTATAGTATTATAA
- a CDS encoding phosphate/phosphite/phosphonate ABC transporter substrate-binding protein, translated as MKTLLLGAVAYDPKVVGVWDIIRDYSNEYGLKLDYVLFSNYERQVDSLLKGHIDIAWNTNVAWIQTLYATNDKARALAMRDTDTNFTSKFIVKKDSTIKKLEDLKGKKFGVGSYDSSQAAILPIQYIKEAGLQIKEIDLNADTDPNCVNIVRYNTDLGKHGDTGKSEWHVLDDIKSGALDAGSIGSTTWIRILEEGLYPDGELISFYTGPEFCHCNFSVMPDFDKEAGDAFVKMLTSQSKDDPIIKKMMSMEGLNKWIAVGEKELRGYDSLYKAMREQNYFGNK; from the coding sequence ATGAAAACATTATTACTTGGTGCTGTTGCTTATGATCCTAAGGTTGTAGGAGTATGGGATATAATAAGAGATTATAGTAATGAATACGGATTAAAACTTGATTATGTTTTATTTTCAAATTATGAGAGACAAGTTGATTCTTTATTAAAAGGTCATATAGATATAGCTTGGAATACAAATGTAGCTTGGATTCAAACTTTATATGCTACTAATGATAAAGCCAGAGCTTTAGCTATGAGAGATACAGATACTAATTTTACAAGTAAATTTATTGTGAAAAAAGACAGTACAATAAAAAAATTGGAAGATTTAAAAGGTAAAAAATTCGGAGTTGGAAGTTATGACTCTTCTCAGGCAGCTATATTACCTATACAATATATAAAAGAAGCTGGTTTGCAAATAAAAGAAATAGATCTTAATGCTGATACAGATCCGAATTGTGTTAATATAGTACGATACAATACAGATTTGGGAAAACATGGCGATACAGGTAAAAGTGAATGGCATGTATTAGATGATATAAAAAGCGGAGCATTAGATGCTGGAAGTATAGGTTCTACTACTTGGATACGTATACTTGAAGAAGGATTATATCCAGATGGAGAACTAATATCTTTTTATACTGGTCCTGAATTTTGTCATTGTAATTTCTCAGTTATGCCTGATTTTGATAAAGAGGCAGGAGATGCATTTGTTAAAATGCTTACTTCCCAAAGCAAAGATGATCCTATAATTAAAAAGATGATGTCTATGGAAGGATTAAATAAATGGATTGCTGTAGGTGAAAAAGAGCTTAGAGGATATGATTCTTTATATAAAGCTATGAGAGAACAAAATTATTTTGGCAATAAATAA
- a CDS encoding uracil-xanthine permease family protein: MSTNEKTQNALFEYEAVPKMSQAFPLAIQHVVAMIVGCVTPALIVSSAAGLKSGSPEQILLVQSSLVFAAISTIIMVFPIPITKNYHIGARLPMIIGVSFAYVSTMQSIARGPEGTGLGAQGLAIIFGAQVIGGIVAIIFGFAVEKIRKLFPPLIAGTVVFTVGLSLYPTAVRYMAGGSTLYSINGEVVPFGSWQYWAVAFITLIAVIIFNQFTKGFLKLASILMGLIVGYIAAFFFGMINFTSVANAGIFQAPKLLPFGIEFDPSACIAIALLFAVNSVQAIGDFSATTSGGMGRMPSDKELKCGITAYGLTNILSSMFGCLPTATYSQNVGIVATTKVINRIVFLIAAIIILVAGLFPKFSALLTTIPSCVLGGATIMVFASIAMTGIKLVFTENMGPRNTLIVGLAVALGMGTVQVGGALDTFPAWAKTVFGSSPVVIATCVAIILNVVLPKEEAKK; encoded by the coding sequence ATGAGTACAAATGAAAAAACTCAAAACGCTTTGTTTGAATACGAAGCCGTTCCAAAGATGTCGCAGGCTTTTCCGCTAGCTATTCAGCATGTAGTTGCTATGATTGTAGGCTGTGTAACACCTGCACTTATAGTATCATCTGCAGCAGGTCTTAAAAGCGGAAGTCCGGAACAAATACTCTTAGTTCAGTCATCTTTAGTATTTGCTGCTATTTCTACAATAATAATGGTTTTCCCAATACCTATCACTAAAAATTATCATATAGGGGCAAGACTTCCAATGATTATTGGTGTTAGTTTTGCATATGTATCTACTATGCAGTCTATAGCAAGAGGTCCTGAAGGTACAGGTCTTGGAGCTCAAGGCCTTGCTATTATATTTGGTGCTCAGGTAATAGGCGGTATAGTAGCCATTATATTCGGGTTTGCTGTTGAAAAAATAAGAAAGTTATTTCCTCCTCTAATAGCTGGTACTGTTGTATTTACCGTTGGTCTTTCTTTATATCCTACTGCTGTAAGATATATGGCTGGAGGAAGCACATTATATAGTATAAATGGAGAGGTTGTTCCTTTTGGTTCTTGGCAGTATTGGGCTGTTGCTTTTATCACTCTTATTGCTGTTATTATATTCAATCAGTTTACTAAAGGGTTTTTAAAACTAGCTTCTATACTTATGGGATTAATAGTAGGATATATAGCTGCTTTTTTCTTTGGAATGATTAATTTTACTAGTGTTGCTAATGCCGGTATTTTCCAAGCTCCGAAACTACTTCCTTTCGGTATAGAGTTTGATCCTTCTGCTTGTATTGCTATAGCTCTTTTATTTGCTGTAAACTCTGTTCAGGCTATAGGAGATTTCTCAGCTACTACTTCAGGAGGTATGGGAAGAATGCCTAGCGATAAAGAATTAAAATGCGGCATCACAGCTTACGGTCTTACTAATATATTATCTTCTATGTTCGGATGTCTGCCTACTGCTACTTACAGTCAGAACGTTGGTATAGTTGCTACTACTAAAGTTATCAATAGAATAGTATTTTTAATTGCTGCTATTATCATATTAGTTGCAGGATTATTCCCTAAATTTTCTGCTTTACTTACTACTATACCTTCATGTGTGCTTGGAGGGGCTACTATTATGGTATTTGCTTCTATTGCTATGACTGGTATAAAATTGGTATTCACTGAAAATATGGGACCTAGAAATACTTTAATAGTTGGTCTTGCTGTTGCTTTAGGTATGGGTACTGTTCAAGTTGGCGGTGCTTTAGATACTTTCCCTGCTTGGGCTAAAACTGTATTTGGAAGCAGCCCTGTTGTTATAGCTACTTGTGTTGCTATTATACTTAATGTTGTTCTTCCTAAAGAAGAAGCTAAAAAATAA
- a CDS encoding FAD binding domain-containing protein: MAVEKTLKAKNINEALELKAKYNPIIFAGGTDLMVEHLRGSNLIAKFDRPVLFINYLDELKGIKEDENNIIIGALTTFDEIIKSPLIPQVLKESASGIAGPPIRNIATIGGNICNASPSADSLPALYAMDSILRLKTKGSERDIKIKDFITGIGKTTIKDDEILTHIIIPKKDYKYSFYKKIGTRKANALSKLAICALALKENNKYRFKISFCTLGTTITRDEAIEEKFITSNTLEWQNSINLIQEAYSNIMKPRDSARSTTLYRKKCALNLIKYFIEHICTK; this comes from the coding sequence ATGGCAGTAGAGAAAACTTTAAAAGCAAAAAATATAAATGAAGCTTTAGAATTAAAAGCTAAATATAATCCTATAATATTTGCAGGCGGTACTGATTTGATGGTTGAGCATTTGAGAGGAAGTAATTTAATAGCTAAATTTGACAGACCTGTATTATTTATAAATTATTTAGATGAATTAAAAGGTATAAAAGAAGATGAAAATAATATAATCATAGGAGCATTAACCACTTTTGATGAAATTATTAAATCTCCTTTAATTCCTCAAGTATTAAAAGAAAGTGCATCCGGTATAGCAGGTCCTCCTATTAGAAATATAGCCACTATCGGCGGAAATATCTGCAATGCTTCGCCTTCAGCTGACAGCCTTCCAGCATTGTATGCAATGGACAGTATTTTAAGATTAAAAACTAAAGGTTCAGAGAGGGATATAAAAATTAAAGATTTTATTACCGGAATAGGAAAAACTACTATTAAAGATGATGAAATACTCACCCATATAATAATACCAAAAAAAGATTATAAATATTCTTTCTACAAAAAAATAGGTACTAGAAAAGCTAATGCATTATCAAAACTAGCAATATGTGCTTTAGCTCTTAAAGAAAATAATAAATACAGATTTAAAATAAGTTTCTGTACATTAGGAACTACTATAACAAGAGATGAAGCTATAGAAGAAAAATTTATAACTTCAAATACTCTTGAATGGCAAAACAGCATTAATCTTATACAGGAAGCATATTCTAATATTATGAAACCTAGAGACAGTGCAAGGTCAACCACTCTGTATAGGAAAAAATGTGCTTTAAATTTAATAAAATATTTTATAGAGCATATCTGTACAAAATAG
- a CDS encoding (2Fe-2S)-binding protein — translation MAINFTVNGEKITTELNPLTRLIDFLRDELKLTGTKEGCGEGECGACAVFLDKKVVNSCLIPIALCEGKEIITIEGYTKTEKGKIVVQAFLDEGAVQCGFCTPGMVMSSEAVLSSTKGKPTEDDIRKGLSGNLCRCTGYDHIVNAVLRASDIASKEGKNLWQ, via the coding sequence ATGGCTATAAACTTTACCGTTAATGGGGAAAAAATTACTACAGAACTAAATCCTTTAACTAGGTTAATAGATTTCTTACGCGATGAATTAAAACTCACTGGTACTAAAGAAGGATGCGGAGAAGGAGAATGCGGTGCTTGTGCCGTATTTTTAGATAAAAAAGTAGTGAACTCTTGTCTTATACCTATAGCATTATGTGAAGGCAAAGAAATAATTACTATAGAAGGGTATACAAAAACAGAAAAAGGAAAAATTGTAGTTCAGGCTTTTTTAGATGAGGGTGCTGTGCAATGCGGTTTTTGTACGCCGGGTATGGTGATGTCTTCTGAGGCAGTATTAAGCAGTACTAAAGGAAAACCTACTGAAGATGATATAAGAAAAGGTTTATCAGGTAATCTATGCAGATGCACTGGGTATGACCATATAGTTAATGCTGTATTAAGAGCTTCTGATATAGCTTCTAAGGAGGGTAAAAACCTATGGCAGTAG